TCTCTTTACCCCGGACGGCGCCGAGGTTGACCCTTACCGATTGGCACACGGCCTACTGGCCCGAGTGGCACAGCGTGGCGGCCTCATCACTGACCGCACCACGGTCACCCAGTTGGAAGAGGGGCGCAGCAGTTGGACCCTCCACACCGACCGGGGACCGAAAGTGCAGGCCGGCTGGGTCATTGTCGCCACTGGCTACGAAGCCGAGCAGTTTCTGGGACACCGCCTGGCCAGGCTCAAGAACTCGTATGCGCTGGCTACAGAGCCGCTGGCCGAAGATACCGAACTGTGGCCTACCGGCTGCCTCATCTGGGAAACGGCCCGGCCCTATCTGTACGCCCGCACCACGCCGGACCGCCGCATCATTATCGGCGGCGAGGACGACCCCTTCCACTCGCCTGAGCGACGTGAGCGCCGATTGAAGAGTAGAGCCCAGCGCCTGCACAAAGCATTGGGCCAGTTGCAACCCCAGCTCGACACTGAAATCGCCTTCAGCTGGGCTGGCACCTTCGGGGAGACGAAAGACGGGCTAGCGTACATTGGGCCGCAGCCGGGAAAAAAGCGGTTGCTGTTCGCTTTGGGCTACGGTGGCAACGGCATTACCTACAGCGTGCAGGCAGCGCGGCTGCTGACCGCCCATATTCTGGGCGCCGACGCTCAGGACCGGGCAGACCTGAATATCTTCCGCCTGGACCGCTGAGGCTAAAGTCTGCCCAGGTAAAGGAATGGAGATGGCCGCGTCTCCATTCCTCTACCTGGGCAGGGCGAGTAGATAATGGCTGTCACTAGGCCCCATATCCCACTTTCCGGATGACTTCTGGTGATCGGGCCAGCAGAACGCTGGCTGAGGGCCGACCACTCTGCCAGCCCCCACCTCCGCATTCATTACGCCTGAGGTTGTCCCTCCAATTCAGTCAGGCGAGTCTGGATTTCTTGCTGCGCGTACTCGTCTTCGGATTCCCGGAAAAAGGTCAGTGCCCGCGTGAAGTGCTCCTGCGCGGCGTAGCGGTTGTCTTGCTGCAGGGCCAGTTCACCCAAGAAGCGCTCGGCACGGCCCGCCACTTCGGGGTCTTCATGGCGCTCGGCGCGGCGGAGGGCGTCTTGGAGCCAGGCACGCGCCTCTCCCAGTTCGGTCAGGTGCAGATAGCAGATGCCTGTTTCCAGCGCATTGACCGCCCGCTCGTGGGCATTTTCGTCCAGGCCAGCGATCATGTCACGTTCCTGGGCCAGCAGCTCCAGGCCAGCGCGGTACTGCCCGGCCAGCCGCTCGGTGCGGCCCAACTGATGCACGGCGATATGCTCCCAGTCGTCGCCCCGGTGCTGCTCGCGCAGCCGGGCAAACACCTCCCTCGCCTCATCCGGGCGCTCGGTATGGGCGTAGATATAGCCCAGCGCCATCTGCCCGGCGCGGGACACCAGCAGGTCCTCGTCTCGGCGCAGCAGCTCTTCTGCGTCGGCATAGCGGTACTCGTCTATGGCCAACCAAACGTCTTGTAACATGCCCCATCTTACGGCAGGCTGGGCCAGCCCCCTGTCCTATCCGGGCCATAATGCAGGTACTCGTGACCACCGAACCAGACTGGAACAACACGTCATACCTCCTGGGCTGGGACGGCCTGCGCGGAGTTCTGGCCGAGAATTGGCGACTGGCGCTGGCGAGTCTGGAACTGTACGGCCCAGCGCTACTGATTGCCCTGGTGATCGCAGCGGTGTACTGGCTGCTGTATGCCGGGACACGCCGCTTGATGCTGGCCGTGACTCGGCGGACGCTCCAGGATCCAGAGCG
The sequence above is a segment of the Deinococcus radiophilus genome. Coding sequences within it:
- a CDS encoding NAD(P)/FAD-dependent oxidoreductase codes for the protein MDLRDGRAFWPTDNGLIQTYPPLRADTAVDVAVIGAGITGALLADALTHAGLSVAVLDRRDVASGSTSASTALLQFEIDTNLHELRDMIGQGPADRAYHLCRDAIDLVGELCRQLPDGCGFGRNGSLYYASLRRDGRMLEREQQAREEAGLNSEYLSSRELYTRFGIKAPAALFTPDGAEVDPYRLAHGLLARVAQRGGLITDRTTVTQLEEGRSSWTLHTDRGPKVQAGWVIVATGYEAEQFLGHRLARLKNSYALATEPLAEDTELWPTGCLIWETARPYLYARTTPDRRIIIGGEDDPFHSPERRERRLKSRAQRLHKALGQLQPQLDTEIAFSWAGTFGETKDGLAYIGPQPGKKRLLFALGYGGNGITYSVQAARLLTAHILGADAQDRADLNIFRLDR